The genomic interval AGCACACCGATAACGTCCTCGATACCGTCAAGCCAACGGGGCTCATCCGCCGGATGCTGCAGATCGCGACCCAGCCGACGGAGTGCGACGTTATCCTGGATTTCTTTGCGGGTAGCGGTCCTACGGGCCATGCCGTGCTCGAACAGAATCGCGACGATGGCGGCAATCGAACATTCCTGCTCGTCCAGCTCCCCGAACCGCTACCGACACCCGAAGCCCGGCTGCGGACGATTGCAGACATCGCGAAGGAGCGGCTCCGCCATGCCGCTCAAGCTCTCACCGATGGCGACTCCGGCAAGCTCGCCCTTGAAGGCAGCACCAAGGTCGACCGCGGCTTCCGCGTCTTCAAGCTGGCCGAGTCGAACTTCGCGACCTGGGATGCGGAGCAGTCCAAGGATGCCGACCAGCTAGCTGAGCAACTCGCGCTCCATGCCAACCACATCCGTGACGGCCGCTCAGAGCTGGACCTGCTGTACGAGATCCTTCTCAAGAGCGGCTACCCCCTCGCCTCACCCGTCGAGGCTCTCGAGCTGGCTGGGAAGCGGGTGAACAGCGTGGGGAGCGGAGAACTCCTCATCTGCCTCGAGCGGACACTGACCCTTGATCTGATTCGCGTTATGGCAGCCCGGACACCCAAGCGAGTCGTCTGCCTCGAGGAGGGCTTTGCAGGCAACGACCAACTCAAGGCCAATGCTGTCTACATCTTCAAGACCAAGGGGATCACCAGCTTCAAGACGGTATAGGGGGACGATGGTCGGCAAGGGTGACAACAAGGGGAATCTCTTCGGTGGCGATTGGACCACGCATAAGCTCGATGTACTCGCAGGCTACTTGTCGAGCTACACGACCGCGCTCAAGAACGCTCACTTCGAGAAGCTCTACATCGATGCTTTCGCGGGAACTGGCTACCGTGATGCACGACGCAAGGAGCCCGAGTCCATCCTAGAACTACCGTTTCCCGACCTTGCGGAGGCTGAGACGCAAAGGCTTCTCGAGGGCTCTGCACGGCGCGCCTTGGCGGCCAAGCCTCGATTCGAGCGATACGTCTTCATCGAGCGCAGTCCGGAGCGCTGCGCGCAGCTTGAGGCGCTGAAGTCGGAGTTTCCCAGTCTGGCCAAGGACATCGAGATCCGCCAGGGTGATGCGAACTCTGAGATCCGTACACTCTGCTCTCGGGATTGGCGTTCGCGGCGAGCCGTGCTCTTCCTGGATCCGTACGGCATGCAAGTCGAATGGGCAACGATTGAAGCTGTCGCCCGCACCCAGGCTATCGATCTTTGGGTGTTGTTCCCTCTCGGCATGG from bacterium carries:
- the tcmP gene encoding three-Cys-motif partner protein TcmP translates to MVGKGDNKGNLFGGDWTTHKLDVLAGYLSSYTTALKNAHFEKLYIDAFAGTGYRDARRKEPESILELPFPDLAEAETQRLLEGSARRALAAKPRFERYVFIERSPERCAQLEALKSEFPSLAKDIEIRQGDANSEIRTLCSRDWRSRRAVLFLDPYGMQVEWATIEAVARTQAIDLWVLFPLGMGVNRLLKKSGDIPEGWRRRLDLLLGTRDWHDEFYRVDVTPTLFGGDEERVVKASMETIGKYFNKRLESVFVGVAPTPGVLRNSKQNPLYLLCFAVGNARGRDIALRIANHLLKEVS